Proteins from a genomic interval of Pelagicoccus enzymogenes:
- the nusA gene encoding transcription termination factor NusA, producing the protein MSSEILSVLEYMEKEKGIGREDMISAIITAIKNAAAKGVNAGQELKITIDPRHGKMHAWALLNVVDSVSDPKTEISLEKARQIDDELNIGDVFEKEIDPAYLGRIAAQTARQAIMQRLRQFEKERIYDDFKDQVGDIVSGIVRRRERGDLIVDLGKAEAMMPSRDQVPGEDYSPGERIRCFLLKIEATNRGPELILTRSNPKFVLRLFELEVTEIADGTVKIEAYSREPGYRTKIAVTSDDPKVDPVGACVGARGARVKSIVRELGGEKIDIIRYFEDPKEMALEALKPAIPRAVHMDERNRRITIEVSEDDLAIAIGRKGQNARLTSKLVGWKIDIMKEEVKEVSMETKQAEAAQGLNQIEGIDAATAERLVNNGLISPELFLDVEDEDLVEMGFSAEEAADILAKVTQFLQSQNISS; encoded by the coding sequence ATGAGCAGCGAAATTCTTTCAGTCCTTGAGTACATGGAAAAAGAGAAGGGGATCGGTCGTGAGGACATGATCTCCGCCATTATTACGGCGATCAAAAACGCCGCAGCCAAGGGCGTGAACGCTGGCCAGGAGCTCAAGATCACCATCGACCCACGTCATGGCAAGATGCACGCTTGGGCCCTGCTCAACGTGGTTGATTCCGTAAGCGACCCGAAGACGGAAATCTCTCTGGAGAAAGCGCGTCAGATCGACGACGAGCTGAATATTGGTGACGTTTTCGAAAAGGAGATCGATCCTGCCTACCTTGGACGAATCGCGGCTCAGACGGCTCGCCAAGCCATCATGCAACGCCTGCGCCAGTTCGAGAAGGAGCGTATCTACGACGACTTCAAGGATCAGGTCGGCGACATCGTGAGCGGCATCGTCCGCCGCCGCGAGCGCGGCGACTTGATCGTAGATCTCGGCAAGGCCGAAGCCATGATGCCTTCCCGCGACCAGGTTCCCGGCGAAGACTACTCTCCCGGCGAGCGCATCCGCTGCTTCCTTCTAAAGATAGAAGCGACCAATCGCGGTCCCGAGCTCATCCTTACTCGCTCCAACCCGAAGTTCGTGCTTCGTCTCTTCGAACTCGAAGTGACAGAGATCGCGGACGGAACGGTAAAGATCGAAGCCTACTCCCGCGAGCCTGGTTACCGCACCAAGATCGCCGTGACTTCGGATGATCCTAAGGTCGATCCAGTGGGCGCTTGCGTGGGCGCTCGCGGCGCTCGCGTGAAGAGCATCGTTCGCGAGCTCGGCGGCGAGAAGATCGACATCATCCGCTACTTCGAAGATCCGAAGGAGATGGCCTTGGAAGCTCTCAAGCCGGCAATTCCGCGTGCCGTCCACATGGACGAGCGCAACCGCCGCATCACCATCGAAGTGTCCGAGGACGATCTCGCGATCGCCATTGGGCGCAAGGGGCAGAACGCCCGCCTGACTTCCAAGCTGGTTGGCTGGAAGATCGATATCATGAAGGAAGAGGTCAAGGAGGTCTCCATGGAGACTAAGCAAGCGGAAGCTGCCCAAGGCCTCAACCAGATCGAAGGGATCGACGCCGCCACCGCGGAGCGTTTGGTCAACAACGGTCTCATCAGCCCCGAGCTCTTCCTTGACGTCGAGGACGAAGACTTGGTTGAAATGGGATTCTCCGCTGAAGAGGCGGCAGACATCCTCGCTAAGGTGACTCAGTTCCTCCAGTCGCAGAACATCTCATCTTAA
- the infB gene encoding translation initiation factor IF-2, producing the protein MSVRIYQLSKEIGMENAELIELLRERGFEVKSASSTVDNISAESLREEFANQTSASESDSDQGASEPEAEEPKAPEPPSAPDLASFVRSPEDIAREKEEAKKAAEAAAAPKPVAPPAPPAPKPVAPPSPAAPPRMAPPSGPAPVAPPSAKKPAPVAPPPAANPGVRPAPSATPPSPPPVKAPVPVKAPAPVAPPAASAPKAPPAPPAPPSLGGPPKPPTPAAPGAVAPPSEAKPEKAADAGDPDEIKQITLKPPIVVRDFAKEIGVKPFKLISELMEMGIFASVNQSLEEDVASTLAAKHGFLLEIRHRGEGNKAKKKQAAAPVDEAEQLEHRPPVVCIMGHVDHGKTSLLDYIRKANVTKGEAGGITQHIGAYQIEHNDHKITFLDTPGHEAFNSMRARGADVTDIAILVVAADDGFKPQTDEALKFIQKSGVQPIVAINKIDTKGANVDKVKQQMQERGIASEDWGGQTICVECSAIKGTGVEELLDMILLQAEVLELQANPKKPSTGIVIEASVEVGRGPTATIIVQAGTLKVGDALVCGAASTKVKAMLDENGKQVKVAPPSTPVRVIGWSSTPDCGDQYETVKNEKVAKSKAAENEIEIKAELAAMEDEATAGMTPQEKLFAAIAKTQKKTLRLIVKADAFGSLEAICQALNAIESEKVALEIIGKGVGVISKSDVEKAAAGDAEVIGFNVRSDNGVQAVAKNKAVKISAFQIIYELVDRVREDMIEMLDPEFRENKIGAAEVRAVFPIAKGFVAGCLVTEGRVSHGANARVLRRNKVMHDSKVQTLRRVKDDVKEVRAGTECGIQIEKFNDYKAGDTIEIYEVHEVRAAL; encoded by the coding sequence ATGAGCGTTAGAATTTACCAGTTGTCCAAAGAAATCGGTATGGAGAACGCCGAGCTTATCGAGTTGCTGCGCGAGCGCGGCTTCGAAGTTAAGAGCGCGTCCAGTACGGTCGACAACATCTCCGCCGAATCCCTCCGCGAGGAGTTCGCAAACCAAACCTCTGCAAGCGAAAGCGATTCAGACCAAGGTGCTTCGGAACCCGAGGCGGAAGAGCCCAAGGCTCCAGAGCCTCCATCGGCGCCGGACCTCGCGTCCTTCGTGCGTAGTCCAGAGGACATCGCTCGCGAGAAGGAAGAAGCGAAGAAAGCTGCCGAAGCGGCTGCCGCTCCCAAGCCTGTCGCGCCTCCCGCGCCTCCGGCTCCCAAGCCCGTCGCTCCACCGTCGCCCGCGGCTCCGCCCCGTATGGCTCCGCCGTCCGGTCCAGCTCCGGTCGCTCCCCCATCCGCCAAGAAACCGGCCCCTGTGGCTCCTCCTCCTGCGGCAAACCCGGGAGTACGTCCCGCGCCCTCGGCTACGCCTCCGTCGCCGCCGCCTGTCAAGGCTCCGGTTCCCGTAAAGGCTCCTGCGCCTGTCGCTCCTCCTGCGGCGTCTGCTCCCAAGGCCCCGCCAGCGCCTCCCGCTCCGCCGAGCCTAGGAGGCCCGCCCAAGCCGCCTACGCCGGCAGCCCCCGGCGCGGTCGCTCCTCCATCCGAGGCCAAGCCCGAGAAGGCTGCCGATGCCGGAGACCCGGACGAGATCAAGCAAATCACCTTGAAGCCGCCTATCGTGGTGCGCGACTTCGCCAAGGAAATTGGCGTGAAGCCTTTCAAGCTCATCTCCGAACTGATGGAAATGGGTATCTTCGCCTCTGTTAACCAGAGCCTCGAAGAGGACGTTGCCAGCACTTTGGCCGCGAAGCACGGTTTCCTCCTGGAGATCCGCCACCGTGGTGAAGGAAACAAGGCCAAGAAGAAGCAGGCTGCCGCTCCGGTCGACGAAGCAGAGCAGCTCGAGCACCGTCCGCCAGTCGTTTGTATCATGGGTCACGTCGACCATGGTAAGACCTCCTTGCTCGACTACATCCGCAAGGCCAACGTCACCAAGGGCGAAGCGGGCGGCATCACCCAGCACATCGGGGCCTACCAGATCGAGCACAACGATCACAAGATTACCTTCCTCGACACTCCCGGCCACGAGGCGTTCAACTCCATGCGTGCCCGCGGCGCGGACGTAACGGACATCGCTATCCTAGTGGTTGCGGCGGACGACGGTTTCAAACCACAGACCGACGAAGCTCTCAAGTTCATCCAAAAGTCCGGCGTGCAGCCGATCGTGGCGATCAACAAGATCGATACGAAGGGAGCCAACGTGGACAAGGTGAAGCAGCAGATGCAGGAACGCGGCATCGCCTCCGAAGATTGGGGCGGTCAAACAATTTGCGTAGAGTGTTCCGCCATCAAGGGAACCGGCGTCGAGGAGCTCTTGGACATGATTCTGCTCCAAGCTGAAGTTCTCGAATTGCAAGCCAACCCAAAGAAGCCCTCGACCGGTATTGTCATCGAAGCTTCAGTGGAAGTGGGACGCGGTCCAACTGCTACCATCATCGTGCAAGCAGGTACTCTCAAGGTGGGTGACGCGCTCGTTTGTGGAGCTGCCTCAACGAAAGTGAAGGCTATGCTCGACGAGAACGGCAAGCAGGTGAAAGTCGCTCCGCCATCCACTCCCGTTCGCGTTATCGGTTGGTCCAGCACTCCAGATTGCGGCGACCAATACGAGACGGTGAAGAACGAGAAGGTGGCCAAGTCCAAAGCCGCGGAGAACGAGATCGAGATCAAGGCCGAGCTGGCTGCCATGGAAGACGAGGCAACGGCTGGCATGACTCCGCAGGAAAAGCTCTTTGCAGCGATCGCCAAGACGCAGAAGAAGACGCTTCGCCTGATCGTGAAGGCGGACGCCTTCGGTTCTCTGGAAGCGATCTGCCAGGCCCTCAACGCGATCGAAAGCGAAAAGGTCGCTCTCGAGATCATCGGCAAGGGGGTTGGCGTCATCAGCAAGAGCGACGTGGAGAAGGCCGCCGCGGGCGACGCGGAAGTCATCGGCTTCAATGTTCGTTCCGACAACGGGGTGCAGGCAGTGGCCAAGAACAAGGCGGTTAAGATTTCCGCCTTCCAGATAATCTACGAGCTGGTGGACCGCGTTCGCGAGGACATGATCGAAATGCTCGATCCGGAGTTCCGCGAGAACAAGATCGGCGCCGCGGAAGTTCGCGCCGTGTTCCCGATCGCCAAGGGCTTCGTGGCCGGTTGTTTGGTTACGGAAGGTCGCGTTTCTCACGGAGCCAACGCTCGCGTCCTGCGCCGCAACAAGGTCATGCACGACAGCAAGGTTCAGACCCTGCGCCGCGTGAAGGACGACGTGAAGGAGGTTCGCGCCGGTACGGAGTGCGGTATCCAGATCGAGAAGTTCAACGACTACAAGGCGGGGGACACCATCGAGATCTACGAAGTGCACGAGGTTCGCGCCGCGCTATAA